The following proteins are encoded in a genomic region of Musa acuminata AAA Group cultivar baxijiao chromosome BXJ2-11, Cavendish_Baxijiao_AAA, whole genome shotgun sequence:
- the LOC135586213 gene encoding B-box zinc finger protein 22-like has protein sequence MKIQCDVCERAAAAVLCCADEAALCWSCDEKVHAANKLAGKHQRVPLLPTNPNSCSSQIPNCDICQEKAGYFFCLEDRALLCRQCDVVIHTASPCVSSHQRFLITGLQVALQHHLTNGSNKNSSSSNGDSNSTRSDVPLRSLVTADSIVNQKLQAATSGYVTEEGLRPPWPWNEILGGFQFDPCHGLSEPVSPDQTG, from the exons ATGAAGATACAGTGTGACGTGTGCGAGAGGGCGGCGGCAGCGGTGCTGTGCTGTGCCGATGAGGCCGCGCTGTGCTGGAGCTGCGATGAGAAGGTCCATGCCGCCAACAAGCTCGCCGGGAAGCACCAGCGAGTCCCTCTCCTCCCGACTAATCCCAACTCTTGTTCTTCGCAGATCCCCAACTGTGATATTTGTCAG GAGAAAGCTGGGTATTTCTTCTGCTTGGAGGATCGGGCTCTACTGTGTCGGCAGTGCGATGTGGTCATCCACACGGCCAGTCCATGCGTATCCTCCCACCAGCGTTTTCTGATCACCGGCCTACAAGTTGCTCTTCAGCACCATCTTACCAACGGCAGCAACAAGAACAGCAGCAGCAGTAATGGTGACAGCAACAGTACCAGGAGCGACGTCCCCCTTAGATCTCTGGTTACAGCTGATTCAATTGTCAATCAGAAGCTtcaagcagccacatcaggttATGTTACGGAGGAGGGTTTGAGGCCACCATGGCCTTGGAATGAGATTCTTGGTGGTTTTCAATTCGATCCGTGCCACGGACTGTCGGAGCCAGTTTCTCCGGATCAAACAGGGTGA
- the LOC135626678 gene encoding uncharacterized protein LOC135626678 isoform X1, translating to MRFAVTRACGGGGGRARSGALYIGGSTTTPIETPSLLISTRKGLPTFVSRDHLAALPTPDSLLLHVSPLHFLDCPSSKTISNIGGLHQMLGLHEHFFVAAPRDSLESLPESEGTNKLGASFETPCGRRLIKPLAYMEKIASLKPNLWASMADEVPAWVSEKRNKTSVDRTLRWLDECLALDPAGGKTMLGVVVGGSNIEERKHCAIEVATRNVSGFWIGGFGLGENVEERSALLNAVTDNLPEEKVRFISGLSLPEEVLQGVASGIDLFDSTYIYHLTLGGFALIFPFKILDHNNLDFQLDDTVGDRAKINLRATIYRKDISPIIANCSCFTCQNHTRAYINHLLNVHEMLAHILLEIHNTHHYLGFFRAMREAIKGGKFDLFRQRFVESRRIHLTAAVLCS from the exons ATGCGATTCGCAGTCACGAGGGCTTGCGGTGGCGGCGGAGGGAGGGCTCGCTCTGGCGCCCTCTACATTGGAGGGAGCACGACCACGCCCATCGAGACCCCGTCACTTTTGATATCGACGCGAAAAGGCCTCCCAACTTTCGTATCCCGCGATCACCTCGCCGCCCTCCCCACACCCGATTCTCTTCTCCTTCACGTCAGCCCTCTGCACTT TTTAGATTGCCCTTCATCCAAAACTATTTCTAACATTGGAGGTCTGCATCAGATGCTGGGGCTGCATGAGCATTTTTTTGTTGCTGCCCCAAGGGATTCATTAGAGAGTCTACCTGAGAGTGAAGGCACTAATAAGCTCGGGGCTTCTTTTGAAACACCTTGTGGTCGTCGACTG ATCAAGCCTTTAGCATATATGGAAAAGATTGCTTCATTGAAGCCAAACTTGTGGGCTAGTATGGCAGATGAGGTGCCTGCTTGGGTTTCTGAAAAGAGAAATAAGACTTCTGTAGATCGAACATTGCGTTGGCTCGACGAATGCCTTGCTTTGGACCCG GCAGGTGGGAAAACTATGTTAGGAGTTGTTGTTGGTGGGTCCAATATTGAAGAACGGAAACACTGTGCAATCGAAGTGGCAACTCGGAATGTATCAG GTTTTTGGATTGGAGGTTTTGGGCTCGGAGAGAATGTGGAAGAACGCTCAGCTTTGCTCAATGCTGTTACA GATAATCTCCCGGAGGAAAAGGTGCGATTTATATCTGGACTTTCTCTCCCAG AGGAAGTCTTGCAGGGTGTGGCTTCAGGAATTGACCTTTTTGACTCCAC GTACATTTACCATCTTACACTTGGAGGTTTTGCACTAATCTTCCCATTCAAgattcttgatcataacaatctaGATTTTCAGCTCGATGATACTGTTGGTGATCGCGCAAAAATAAATTTGCGGGCAACAATCTACAG GAAGGATATTTCGCCTATTATTGCCAACTGTAGTTGCTTCACATGCCAAAATCACACTCGAGCTTACATAAACCACCTACTTAATGTTCATGAAATGTTGGCTCATATCCTACTAGAAAT ACATAACACACACCATTATTTGGGTTTTTTTCGTGCTATGAGAGAAGCTATCAAGGGTGGGAAGTTTGACTTGTTCCGACAGAGATTTGTCGAGAGCAGACGCATCCATCTTACCGCAGCTGTGCTGTGCTCTTGA
- the LOC135626678 gene encoding uncharacterized protein LOC135626678 isoform X2: MLGLHEHFFVAAPRDSLESLPESEGTNKLGASFETPCGRRLIKPLAYMEKIASLKPNLWASMADEVPAWVSEKRNKTSVDRTLRWLDECLALDPAGGKTMLGVVVGGSNIEERKHCAIEVATRNVSGFWIGGFGLGENVEERSALLNAVTDNLPEEKVRFISGLSLPEEVLQGVASGIDLFDSTYIYHLTLGGFALIFPFKILDHNNLDFQLDDTVGDRAKINLRATIYRKDISPIIANCSCFTCQNHTRAYINHLLNVHEMLAHILLEIHNTHHYLGFFRAMREAIKGGKFDLFRQRFVESRRIHLTAAVLCS, from the exons ATGCTGGGGCTGCATGAGCATTTTTTTGTTGCTGCCCCAAGGGATTCATTAGAGAGTCTACCTGAGAGTGAAGGCACTAATAAGCTCGGGGCTTCTTTTGAAACACCTTGTGGTCGTCGACTG ATCAAGCCTTTAGCATATATGGAAAAGATTGCTTCATTGAAGCCAAACTTGTGGGCTAGTATGGCAGATGAGGTGCCTGCTTGGGTTTCTGAAAAGAGAAATAAGACTTCTGTAGATCGAACATTGCGTTGGCTCGACGAATGCCTTGCTTTGGACCCG GCAGGTGGGAAAACTATGTTAGGAGTTGTTGTTGGTGGGTCCAATATTGAAGAACGGAAACACTGTGCAATCGAAGTGGCAACTCGGAATGTATCAG GTTTTTGGATTGGAGGTTTTGGGCTCGGAGAGAATGTGGAAGAACGCTCAGCTTTGCTCAATGCTGTTACA GATAATCTCCCGGAGGAAAAGGTGCGATTTATATCTGGACTTTCTCTCCCAG AGGAAGTCTTGCAGGGTGTGGCTTCAGGAATTGACCTTTTTGACTCCAC GTACATTTACCATCTTACACTTGGAGGTTTTGCACTAATCTTCCCATTCAAgattcttgatcataacaatctaGATTTTCAGCTCGATGATACTGTTGGTGATCGCGCAAAAATAAATTTGCGGGCAACAATCTACAG GAAGGATATTTCGCCTATTATTGCCAACTGTAGTTGCTTCACATGCCAAAATCACACTCGAGCTTACATAAACCACCTACTTAATGTTCATGAAATGTTGGCTCATATCCTACTAGAAAT ACATAACACACACCATTATTTGGGTTTTTTTCGTGCTATGAGAGAAGCTATCAAGGGTGGGAAGTTTGACTTGTTCCGACAGAGATTTGTCGAGAGCAGACGCATCCATCTTACCGCAGCTGTGCTGTGCTCTTGA
- the LOC135627629 gene encoding ethylene-responsive transcription factor ERF022-like: MLSSDTLMISCCASVPSSSSKYVSSVPMEHLEETRADGGVHYRGVRKRKWGKWVSEIREPGKKTRIWLGSFESAEMAAVAHDVAELRLRGRDAQLNFPESVDQLPRPRSSDPQDIRSAALDAAARLRCRTVATARAGIAPALERLGNDELGLDSPKMWLELAEALLLSPPVWSSEASEVEEWEPHGSLWDPFL; the protein is encoded by the coding sequence ATGCTTTCCTCGGACACGCTCATGATCTCATGTTGTGCATCGGTTCCCTCCTCGTCGTCCAAGTACGTTAGCAGTGTGCCGATGGAGCATTTGGAGGAGACGAGAGCGGATGGGGGAGTGCATTATCGAGGGGTGAGGAAGAGGAAGTGGGGCAAGTGGGTGTCCGAGATCCGGGAGCCCGGGAAGAAGACCAGGATCTGGCTGGGGAGCTTCGAGTCGGCGGAGATGGCGGCGGTGGCGCACGACGTGGCGGAGCTGCGGCTCCGGGGCCGGGACGCGCAGCTCAACTTCCCGGAGTCGGTAGACCAGCTGCCGCGGCCCCGGAGCTCCGACCCCCAGGACATCCGGTCGGCGGCGCTCGACGCGGCCGCGAGGCTCCGGTGCAGGACCGTCGCCACCGCCAGGGCCGGGATAGCGCCGGCCTTGGAGCGGCTGGGCAACGACGAGCTCGGCCTCGACTCGCCCAAGATGTGGTTGGAGCTGGCGGAGGCGCTGCTGCTCAGCCCGCCCGTCTGGAGCAGCGAGGCGAGCGAGGTGGAGGAGTGGGAACCCCATGGATCCTTGTGGGATCCCTTCCTGTAA